In Candidatus Limnocylindrales bacterium, the sequence GTGCCGATCTCGGTAGCCGTCCTGAGCGGCCTGTTCTTCGTGCAGCGCCACGGAACCGGCACGGTCGGATTGTTCTTCGGCCCGGTCACGCTGGTGTGGTTTTCGACGCTCGGCATTCTCGGGAGCACGTGGATCGCGCGCAGCCCGGAAGTGCTCGCCGCGTTCAATCCGCTCCGTGGCGTCGAGTTTTTCCTGGCCAATGGCCTGGCCGGGTTCCTCGTGCTCGGCTCGGTGCTTCTCGTGGTCACCGGTGCCGAGGCGCTTTACGCCGACATGGGCCACTTCGGAAAAACTCCGATCCGAATGGCGTGGCTCGCCATTGCGGGCCCGTGTCTCGTGCTCTGCTATTTCGGACAGGGGGCGCTGCTGCTCGCGCATCCGGAGGCGGTCGCCAACCCGTTCTACAACATGGCCCCGTCGTGGGCGCTGTATCCGCTGATCGGCCTTGCCACCGCTGCGACCGTGATCGCCTCCCAGGCGGTGATCTCCGGCGTGTTCTCGATCAGTCGGCAGGCGATTCAGCTCGGCTATCTCCCGCGCATGCAGGTGCTGCATTCGTCGGCGAAGGAAATCGGCCAGATTTACGTGCCGGCAGTCAACGCGGCGCTGTTCGTCTCGACGGTGATCCTGGTGCTGTGGTTCCGTTCGTCGGACCGGCTCGCCGGCGCCTACGGGATGGCCGTTTCGCTCGACATGCTGATCACGACCACGCTCGCGTCGCTGTGCGCGTGGCGGCGCTGGGGATGGTCGCCGTGGGTCGTGCTGATACTCAGCTCGGCGCTGCTGACGATCGATTCGGCGTTCTTCGTGGCAGCCTCGACCAAGTTCTTCCACGGCGGGTGGCTGACAGTCGTCGTGGCGCTGACCGTCTTTGCGATCATGACCACGTGGCGACGGGGCGTGAACCTGCTCAACGACTACGCAGTCGCTGCGCGGATCCCGGTCGAATACTTCCTTGCCGACCTCGACGCCCATCCGCTGACACGGGTTTCCGGGACTGCCATCGTCATGGATGCGCGCGGCGACGGCGTTCCGCGCACACTTCTGCACAACATCCGGCACAACAAGGTTTTGCACGAGCGCATCATTCTGTTGACGATGCGCACGGCCGACATTCCGCACGTGCCGCCCAAGGGCCGCCTTCACATCCACCGCTACCGGGACGACTTCGTGCGGATCGTCGCCGACTACGGATTCATGGAAGACCCGAGCGTTGCCGACGTGTTCGAGCTCGCGCGCGAGCGCGGCCTGTCCTGCGACGCCGACGCGACGTACTTCTTCGGGCGGGACACGCTTGTCATCGGAAAGAAAAAAGGTCTTATGACCTGGCGAAAGTACCTGTACGACTACATGTTCCGCAATGCGTACGGGGCGTACCTGCACCTTGGCGTACCTCCGAACCGCGTGATCGAGATCGGACAGCAGGTCGAGATTTGATGAGTCCAACGGCGAGCAACTCCGCGCGGCCAGCGCGCGATCCCGGACGCGGCCGGAAGCTGCGGGCACGGTAACCAGGCATGCTCGAAGCCGCGCCGGTCGAACCGGTCTCCGCAAGCGCCGCCGAAGGCAGCGCGCACGTCCACGACAGCGGCGTCGCCGGCCACGGCAACCGCACGGCCGCGCTGGTGCTCGGCGCCATCGGTGTCGTTTTCGGCGACATCGGCACGAGCCCGCTGTACGCGTTCCGCGAATGTTTCGAGCACCACGGGCTGGCGGTCACCGCGCCGAACGTGCTCGGCCTGCTTTCGATCGTCATCTGGTCGCTGCTGCTGATCGTCACGCTGAAGTATCTGTTCTTCGTCATGCGCGCCGACAACGGCGGCGAGGGCGGGATCCTCGCGCTGATGACGCTGGTCGTGCCGCCCGACCGGCGCCGCGACCGCCGCAACCGCCTGTTCGTCACGTTCGGCCTGTTCGGAGCCACGCTGCTCTACGGCGACGGAATGATCACGCCGGCGATCTCGGTGCTCAGCGCCGTCGAGGGTCTCGAGCTCGCCACGCCGTTCTTTACGCCGTTCATCGTACCGATCTCGATTGCCGTGCTGACCGGCCTGTTCTGGATGCAGCGTCACGGCACCGGCAAGGTCGGACAGATCTTCGGCCCGATCACCGTGGTGTGGTTCGGCGTGCTCGGAGCGATGGGCACGAGCTGCATTCTCGAGCATCCGGCGGTGCTCGCGGCGTTCAATCCGTTCCTCGGCCTGGGTTTTTTTGCGAAGAACGGGCTCGAAGGGTTTCTCGTCCTCGGCTCGGTGCTGCTCGTCGTGACCGGCGCCGAAGCGCTGTATGCGGACATGGGCCATTTCGGCCGCCGTCCGATCCGTATTGCATGGATGTCGGTGGCCGGGCCGTCCCTGCTGCTGTGTTATCTCGGGCAGGGCGCGCTGCTCATCGAGCATCCCGAGATGATCAACAATCCGTTCTTCAACATGGCTCCGTCGTGGGCGCTGCTGCCGCTGGTCGTGCTCGCCACGGCTGCGACGGTGATCGCCTCGCAGGCCATCATCTCGGGAGTGTTCTCGCTGTCGCGGCAGGCTCTGCAGCTCGGCTACCAGCCGCGCGTCGAAGTCTGCCATTCGTCGGCGCACGAGATCGGACAGGTCTACGTGCCGGTCATCAACTGGATCCTGTTCGTCGCGACCATCACGCTGGTGGTCGGATTCGGATCGTCCGCCTCGCTGGCCGGCGCGTACGGTATCGCCGTCGCGCTGACGATGGTGGTCACGACGATCCTGACCGGCGTCTGTGCGCGCCGGCGCTGGGGATGGTCCAAGCCTGCCGCGATCGCGCTGACCGGCGCGTTCCTCGTCATCGATCTCGCGTTCTTCGGCGCGGCATGCACGAAGATCCTGGACGGCGGCTGGGTGCCGCTCGCCGCCGCGGTGATCGTCTACACGATCATGAAGACCTGGCGGCGCGGCGCCGACCTGCTCAACGAATACGCGACCGCCGCGCGGCTGCCGGTCGAATACTTCCTGGCCGACCTCGACGCGCATCCGGTTACGCGCGTGCCCGGCACGGCGATCTGCATGGACGCGCGCGGCGCCGGCGTTCCGAGGACGCTCCTCCACAACATCAAGCACAATCACGTGCTTCACGAGCACATCATCCTGCTGACGATCCGGACGGCCGAGAGTCCGCACGTCGAAGACCAGAACCGGCTGCGGATCCATCGCTATCGCGACGATTTCATCCGCATCATCGCGCAGTACGGATTCATGGAGAACCCCACGGTCGCCCAGGTGCTCGAGCTCGCGCAGCAGGCGGGAGTCGACGTCGACCTGCAGCGCGCCACGTACTTCTTCGGGCGCGAGACGCTCATCATCGGCGACAAGAAAGGACTTGCGACGTGGCGCAAGTACATCTTCGATTTCCTGTTCCGCAACGCGTACGGCGCGTACCTGCATCTCGGCGTTCCGCCGAATCGCGTGATCGAGATCGGCCAGCAGGTCGAGATCTGATCGATTCGCAGTGACGAGCCGTCCGTTCTGCGGTCGGTCTTGTGAGAGCCACGGCAGGGGAGGAGAATCGCGCCATGCACGTAAAAGCGAGGCATGAGACAACCGCGCGCATGTTCGCGCGATGCGCGAGACGACTGGCTGCAGGCTGTGTCACCGCGAGCCTCGTCGTGGCGGCTTGCGGGCCGACCGCGGCGGCTCCGGCTGACCTCGATCCGAGCTTCGACCTTGACGGTATTGCGATCACGCCGGTCGGTTTCTCGCAGGATCATGGCATGGCGGCGGCAGTGCAGCCGGACGGGAAGGTCGTCGTTGCGAGCCAGTGGTGGATCAAGAACTATCTCTACCAGAGCGAATTCGGAGTGACGCGCTTCAATGAGAACGGAAGTCTCGATGCGACGTTCGGGTACGGCGGCACCGCGAAAATCGTTCTCGGCGGCGTAAGCGACCAGCCGAGGTGCATCGCGATTCAACCGGATGGAAAGATCCTTACCGGCGGCCATGTGGCTGCCGAGAATGGGCAGGACGATTCGCCGTATGCGCTGGTCCGGCAGAACACGGATGGGAGTCTCGACACGAGTTTCGGTGGCACGGGAATCGTGTCGGTGCCGGGAAGCCCGAGCGGTGTATTCGGGATCGAAGCGATCACTGACATTGCGATCCAGACCGACGGGAAAATTCTCGCCGCCGTATCGGATAGCGAGAGCAACATGCTCGCGCGATTCAACCCCGACGGAAGTCTCGACCCGGGCTTCGGCGCCGGCGGCATCGTAACGGTCACTCCCGGCAACGGTCTTCGTCATCCCGGGATGGCACTTGCGGCGGACGGCAGGATCGTCACGGCCGCCGTGTACTCCGATGCCGGTACGTATCTCGTCGTTCACCGTTTTCTCGCGGATGGGACGCTCGATGCGGGCTTCGACGCGGACGGAAGCGTTGTGATGTTGATGCCGGGAGATGCGGGCGTTGCGGGAGTGGGGATCCAGCCGGACGCAAGGATCGTCGTCGCGGCCAACTACTTCAGCGTGGCCGGACGCGGCGTGATGATCCTGCGCTACAACGAGGACGGGACGCTCGACACGGACTTCGGCGAAAATGGCATCGTCACGGACCCCGACCTCGACGCGTCGAAACTCGCGTTGCTGAGCGACGGGCGGATCCTGTTGCTCGGCGGGGACGGCCAGTTGGTTGCGGTGCGCTACCACTCCGACGGCAGCCGCGACCAGTCGTTCGGAACGTCCGGCATCGCGATCAGTCCGTTTCTCAATAACAACTACAACGCGTGGTACGGAGCGACGCTGGTCGGCGATGGTGGCGTCGTCGTCGCGACCACCACCGACGACACGTTTGATTCGGACCTGCTGGTTGCACGGCTCGCGCTGACCGCATGCGGCGACGGCGCGGTGGACTTCGGCGAGCAGTGCGACGACGGCAACGCGAGGAGCGGTGACGGATGCTCCGGCGGTTGCCGCGTCGAGTTCTGTCCGCCCGCGCCGATTCCATCGTCGTCGTGCGCGTCGGCAGGACGCGCGGACCTGCTGATCCGAGCTGTAGGCTCGAAGCACGCCGTTCGCTGGAAATGGAGCCGCGGCGACGCGGTCGATGCGGCCGACCTCGGCCTTCCGGACTCCGACACGAAGTACGGTTTGTGCGTGTATGGCTCTTCCGCCGGCGCCTCTTCGCTCGCGGTCGGACTTACGGTGACTCCCGGATCCTTGTGGATCGAAAACGAAAACGGGGGCTGGACCTATGCAGACTCCAAGGGCAGCAATGACGGGGTGCAGAGCGCGGAGCTCACGCCCGGCATGGCCGGAGCATCGAGTGCGAGGATGGGCGCGCGCGGCGGCTACACACTGGTTCCGACCGCGGTCAGCGCGTCGCGCTTCATCAGTCAGGATCCTGTCGTAACCGTGCAGCTGATCAGCTCGGACGGCCTTTGCCTGACGAGCGAGCTTACCGCCGTCCAGACCTCGCGTAACTCGGAAGGTCGCTTTCACGGCGCTGCGCGCTGAATGCGCGCGCTTCGCGCGGATCCCGCCCCGTCACCGTAGCGCCGTCAGCGCGCCGGGCCGCTCGTCCGATCGGAATGCCGTGTCCATGACCATCGGTCTCCAAGTTTAACGCTCGACATCGCCCAGGCAACGTAGCGTCCGCACTGCCAGCGCGGCTACGACAGTTCTGGAATGAGATTCCGACGAGTGCGCCCTGTGCGCGGGCGACGAGAAGGGTCCAGATGCGAGGCGGATTCCGGCGTAGTGAGGGAGTCGTACTTCCCGTACGTCGACCGAACGAAGCCGGAATCCAACGAAGCAGATGGGCCCTTATCGGCGTCCGCCCCGTCTTGAATCGCTATGAAATCCCTGCGTTTTCGCACTGCGTCGTTTTGACTCCCCCGTCTTTGCCCGATACGGTCCCGCGACCGACGCGCCAGTCCCGCCGAGAAGGCGGGAATCGCTCCGGGGAGACGCTCCGGACCGAGGACGACGTCGCTCCTTGAGAGCGAGATGCCGACCTACAAACACGTGACCGTTCCGTCCGGCGGCGAGAGAATCGGGCTCGATTCGTCCGGCCGCCTCGAAGTTCCCGACAATCCGATCCTGCCTTTCATCGAAGGCGACGGTACCGGCCCCGACATCTGGAAAGCTTCCGTCAGGGTCTTCGATGCCGCGGTCGCCAAGGCCTACGGCGGCAAAAAGAAGATCGCGTGGATGGAGATCTACGCCGGCGAGAAGGCCAACGAGGTCTACGGCCCGGCAACCTGGCTTCCCGACGAGACCAACGACGTCATCCGCGAGTTCCGCGTGGCCATCAAGGGCCCGCTGACGACGCCGGTCGGCGGTGGCATCCGCTCGATCAACGTCGCGCTCCGGCAGATCCACGATCTTTACGCGTGCGTGCGGCCGGTGCGCTACTTCAGCGGCGTTCCGTCGCCGGTCAAGGCTCCCGAAAAGCTCAACATCGTACTGTTTCGCGAGAACACCGAGGACGTCTACTCGGGCATCGAGTTCCAGGCCGGCAGCGCTGACGCCGACGCGGTCGCGAAGTTCATCACGTCGAAGTGCAAGAAGGAGATCCGTCCCGGATCGGCGATCGGCGTCAAGCCGACGTCGAAAGAGGGCAGCCAGCGTCTCGTCCGTCGCGCCGTTGCCTATGCGATCGCGAACAACCGCAGCTCGGTGACGATTGTCCACAAGGGCAACATCATGAAGTTCACCGAAGGCGCGTTCCGCGACTGGGGCTACGAGCTCGCGGCCAGCGAGTTCGGCGCGCAGACGATCACCGAGAACGAAGTCTACGAGAAGCACGGCGGCAAGGCGCCGGCCGGCAAGGTCGTGATCAAGGACCGCATCGCCGACGCGATGTTCCAGCAGCTGCTGCTGCGCCCCGACGAGTACGAAGTCGTTGCGACCATGAATCTCAACGGCGACTATCTCTCCGATGCAGCCGCGGCGCAGGTCGGCGGGCTCGGGCTCGCGCCGGGTGCGAACATCGGCGACCAGGCCGCCGTCTTCGAAGCGACGCACGGCACTGCGCCGAAGTACGCGGGCCTCGACAAGGTGAATCCCGGCTCGGTGATCCTGTCGGGCGTGCTGATGTTCGAGCACCTCGGCTGGAGCGAGGTCGCCCGGATGATCGAATCGTCGGTCGAAAAGACCATTTCGTCGAAGGTCGTCACCTACGACCTCGCGCGCCAGATGGAAGGCGCAAAAGAAGTTTC encodes:
- a CDS encoding potassium transporter Kup — protein: MSDTGVPAARDRAHLAALVLGAIGVVFGDIGTSPLYAFRECFAHHDLAITPANVLGLLSIIVWSLLIVVTGKYLFFVLRADNRGEGGMLALMTLVVPPDRRDKKRNVPLVLLGVFGATLLYGDGMITPAISVLSAVEGLKIAAPELEAFVVPISVAVLSGLFFVQRHGTGTVGLFFGPVTLVWFSTLGILGSTWIARSPEVLAAFNPLRGVEFFLANGLAGFLVLGSVLLVVTGAEALYADMGHFGKTPIRMAWLAIAGPCLVLCYFGQGALLLAHPEAVANPFYNMAPSWALYPLIGLATAATVIASQAVISGVFSISRQAIQLGYLPRMQVLHSSAKEIGQIYVPAVNAALFVSTVILVLWFRSSDRLAGAYGMAVSLDMLITTTLASLCAWRRWGWSPWVVLILSSALLTIDSAFFVAASTKFFHGGWLTVVVALTVFAIMTTWRRGVNLLNDYAVAARIPVEYFLADLDAHPLTRVSGTAIVMDARGDGVPRTLLHNIRHNKVLHERIILLTMRTADIPHVPPKGRLHIHRYRDDFVRIVADYGFMEDPSVADVFELARERGLSCDADATYFFGRDTLVIGKKKGLMTWRKYLYDYMFRNAYGAYLHLGVPPNRVIEIGQQVEI
- a CDS encoding potassium transporter Kup, with the protein product MLEAAPVEPVSASAAEGSAHVHDSGVAGHGNRTAALVLGAIGVVFGDIGTSPLYAFRECFEHHGLAVTAPNVLGLLSIVIWSLLLIVTLKYLFFVMRADNGGEGGILALMTLVVPPDRRRDRRNRLFVTFGLFGATLLYGDGMITPAISVLSAVEGLELATPFFTPFIVPISIAVLTGLFWMQRHGTGKVGQIFGPITVVWFGVLGAMGTSCILEHPAVLAAFNPFLGLGFFAKNGLEGFLVLGSVLLVVTGAEALYADMGHFGRRPIRIAWMSVAGPSLLLCYLGQGALLIEHPEMINNPFFNMAPSWALLPLVVLATAATVIASQAIISGVFSLSRQALQLGYQPRVEVCHSSAHEIGQVYVPVINWILFVATITLVVGFGSSASLAGAYGIAVALTMVVTTILTGVCARRRWGWSKPAAIALTGAFLVIDLAFFGAACTKILDGGWVPLAAAVIVYTIMKTWRRGADLLNEYATAARLPVEYFLADLDAHPVTRVPGTAICMDARGAGVPRTLLHNIKHNHVLHEHIILLTIRTAESPHVEDQNRLRIHRYRDDFIRIIAQYGFMENPTVAQVLELAQQAGVDVDLQRATYFFGRETLIIGDKKGLATWRKYIFDFLFRNAYGAYLHLGVPPNRVIEIGQQVEI
- the icd gene encoding isocitrate dehydrogenase (NADP(+)), which gives rise to MPTYKHVTVPSGGERIGLDSSGRLEVPDNPILPFIEGDGTGPDIWKASVRVFDAAVAKAYGGKKKIAWMEIYAGEKANEVYGPATWLPDETNDVIREFRVAIKGPLTTPVGGGIRSINVALRQIHDLYACVRPVRYFSGVPSPVKAPEKLNIVLFRENTEDVYSGIEFQAGSADADAVAKFITSKCKKEIRPGSAIGVKPTSKEGSQRLVRRAVAYAIANNRSSVTIVHKGNIMKFTEGAFRDWGYELAASEFGAQTITENEVYEKHGGKAPAGKVVIKDRIADAMFQQLLLRPDEYEVVATMNLNGDYLSDAAAAQVGGLGLAPGANIGDQAAVFEATHGTAPKYAGLDKVNPGSVILSGVLMFEHLGWSEVARMIESSVEKTISSKVVTYDLARQMEGAKEVSCSGFASAMIENL